The segment AGGTATTGACACTATCCTGTGTCGCCTGTCGTTGCCCACTTCGCATTTCGTCCAACAATGTTTCCATCACATGCGTAAAATCGGAAACATTGGTAAAGCCGAACGTCGCACTACCACCTTTAATAGAATGCGCAGCACGAAATATCGTATTTACTGTCTCAGCGTCGGTATCGCCCACATCCAGGTTGAGCAGAGACGCTTCCATAACGTCCAGACCTTCGAAACTTTCTTCGAAGAATGTCTGGTAGAACTGCGAGATGTCGACTGTCATGAATTATCAGCCCAATACCTTTTGAATGGTTGCCAATAGCTGGTCTGGACTAAAAGGTTTTACTATCCAGCCAGTTGCCCCTGCTTCTTTTCCTTCCGTTTTCTTTTCGCCACCGGATTCGGTCGTCAGCGTAAGAATGGGTGTAAATTTGTAATCTGCGAGCGCGCGAAGTTCTCTAATAAGGGAAATTCCATCCATGTTCGGC is part of the Gammaproteobacteria bacterium genome and harbors:
- a CDS encoding response regulator produces the protein MAKILAVDDSASMRQMVAFTLRGAGHEVIEATDGVEALAAAKGNKVDLVLTDVNMPNMDGISLIRELRALADYKFTPILTLTTESGGEKKTEGKEAGATGWIVKPFSPDQLLATIQKVLG